The nucleotide sequence AAGTTAGAATTTCAGATGGTAGTTGGAGGAGAGGAGATACTCCGTATTTGTGGTTATGAGGAAACAAGGCTGGCAAAATTAGAACCTTGGTAGTATTTGTGGTTTTGAGGAAACAAGACTGGCAAAATTAGAGCCTTGGTAATTAGAGCTTACAACAAACTATGGACGAATAAATTGTGTAAGGTTCACCATTTATCAAGTACAAACATGCTTTATCATATTGTGAACACAAATGAAGGGCTTTTACTTTCATTTGTAACATATAAGTCCATACCTGTGGTTTGTATTCGCCGCCTCCTCCAGATTTTCCACAGGCCTCGACGTCGTATTTCTCATGCATTGCGCCACTTGATTTGTAGGCTGCATAGTTTGTTCTCACCCACCTCGTGGCAATGTCCTCAGCAAATTCTTTTGCTTCTGTTGAACCAGAGTTCAGCAATCCCTCAGCTATCagatgctgcaatggtgcccatcCATTTGGAAAATCCCTGTTTAATTACCAGAATACCAGTTTTAAAGAAGGGACGCCAAATAATTTCCTGTGCCAGGCAAAGTTTTACGATATCTAATAAACCATTTTAGGAAACTAACCATTGTTGCCCTGTATTGGATACTGAAGTTGCTATTCCTGCAGGACAGACCAACCCTGATGTTTGGAGGCTTCTCATGACTCTCACTGATTTTGCTTCATCCAGAAATGGCCCCAAACCTGGTTAAGTTCCAGACAACCATAATCAGTGGCGAGCAACAAAAGGGTGAATGTTCAGAGAGTTCCATAACCGCTGTTATTATTAATTTTAGGGAAACATGCTGGTAGATATTATACTTTTTGGTACTTCCTGGCTGTCACTGCACCATTAGGCATGAGAAAATAAACACAGGGAGACAGGGAACATACAGTACACACCTGAATTATGTGCATTTAACCACAAGGGTATGAAGTTAGAAGCAAATATTTTGCGGTTTTGTGACTTCAATTCCCACTTGTAGACTCCCTGGAACAATAATAATAATGTATCAAGTTAATACAACCAGAAAAAATTCACCACAGTCGGACAGGATTATGAGTGATCAAACTGATTTCCTCTATGAGCTCACCTGGCAATTTCCATCAGTGGGAAGCCAGTAGTCAAGCCACTGTTCCATCTCAGAATTCCATAAAAGAGACTCGATTGCGGTATGGCGTGCTTTTGAAGCCTGTGAGAAAATTTCTGCAGTTGCCTTCTCTCCAATGAGTTCTGCAAAGACCGCTATGTCCCGTTCCATCTGTATTGTGAATAAAGGTAAGGATCATTTAACATTTACGGACATTATTACTCGTAAGTTGTAACAGCTACATAATGATTAGGTCCATACCTTACCTTGCATATGAATGTGTTCAAGTCCACAGGTATAACGAATGTTGTTACCAAGGTTGTCATGTCAGTTGAATTGCTGCATCAGTGAACGAATCATCATTATAAACAGCAGATGGTACACGTTATGATTTTGATCACACTAGAGCTCTTAAATGTCCCCTTTTGGCACTACATCACTGAATCAACAGAAGATGCAGCATTCGTTTTATTGGTAATTCATGAGTTACAGAGCATCCAACCTCATCCATCGAGAGCTAAAATCCCATCCGGATTCAGCTGCTGAAGCAATCTGATGATATAATTTTTCCTTAGCAGCCGTAGAATTAAGCTTTGAGGCCAGTTCCTCATCCTGAAAACATCAGAGACTGCATATTTAGTTTATCCTTTGACATGGCAAAATTTTCACCGCGATCAACATGTTAACAGCATAACCAAAGTAAAAGACTTTACAATTGTTGCACTTTCTGGCCTAGGTTTGTTCCACATAGCCTGGTAGCGACTCAAATTATGCACCCGTCCATGATTGTCCATTATTTCCACGTTGTGAAGCTCTGCGTCACAGAACCATTGTACAGGGGAACTGAATTTTAACCTTGCGAGTATGTAAAAGGGGATGCTAAAATATGGGTTTCATGCCTGCTACCTGATACCCAGAAGCTATGCTCTTTCAGCAAAGAGGGGAATGCTCTCCTCACAAGGCCCAAATCACCTGTTGCCGTGTATAATTCCAAAACCATCGAGCTCAAAAGTGGCGGTTGGCTGCACAGTGAAAGCATATATCAGGTGACCAGCATATTGCCACGTGAATGCATTACAAGTTCTTTTGTACTTAATTTGGAAGATGACCCcaaaattattttattattttgACAAGAGAAGATGACACCAGTAATAAATATAATATTATAATAAAGTTACGAACTTTTTCTCAGGTAGAGAAGACAATGTGAACTTTCCTAGCAGGTGATGAGTGATATGGCAGAAACAAAGAGTGAACTGCACTTAATTTGCACCGGGTAGACTGTCACTTTGCACTAGTTTTTGCAAAAGTTTCCACTTGCTCAGTTGAGTTGAACACAATAATATTGCACTTCGCACTAAGTATCTTCAAAAAACACGCATATAATTTTTCTATTTCTTATTTTAAAATTGTGATTATACATTCGCATTATGTGGTGAAGTAGACACCTATAAATTTTGGTTGAAAAATATGATCACTTGCAATCTAAAAATAACAAGTATATGCTCTTTTTAAGATGTGTATTTTTTTTACAAAAACTTTATAGGGATATAATTCAACACATAATACACTGCACTTTTCAGATTTTATATGTATGTTCTTTTACAAGGCGTGATACCTGACACTCCcttcattccataatgtagtgtccatagttttttttttcaaaactcaaaCTTTCCAAACTCTGACCATGTTTATAGAAAAAATCGTGTACATATATAATATCAAAAGCATATCAATGGATGCGTTATGAGTTATATTTCCGTATTGTATATTCTTGGTATTGATGTAGATTGTCTCTTCTATAAACTCAGTCAAAGTTTGCTAATTTTAACTTTTTAGAAAATATATGAGCGCTACATTATgatacggagggagtacgaagTGCAATATTATAATACAGAATGTCAAAAAACCCTGatgcaaaaaatatataaaaaaaaacTTTGCGGTGCACATGCATGCAAATCAAACAGTGTGTACTGCGGAGAGACAGAGTTGTCACCTTCGATTAGTGTAGTAGGATCGGGCACCGTTGAGAACAAACCCATATTCCTCCACGAGGTACACAAGATTGAGCACGATGTCCTTTGCTGTGTCGTACATTTTGCTCACCAGtaatcccctgcatgcatgcatgcatcaagcCAAGCAGAAATCAAACATCTACTACACCACCCTGTCCtttttttggtgtgtgtgtgtgtgggaataTACTACATACACTACCCTGTCGGTGTACCGGGACAACAACACGAACCGGCTACTGCAATTTCCTCTAGAATGAACCAAGGACGGACGGATCAACCTCAGTGGATCCTCGATTGGGACAAATTTTAATGGAGCGAGCGGCCCCCGGCCGGCCCTGCGCCGGTCAGCGAAGCACCACGTCCCATCCCATATGAAAACAAATCAGCTGCCCACAGTATGCTTCCTTTGATTACGTGACAAAGGTGAAGAGACAAGCGAGCTAGGGGAACTCCACCACGTAAGCCCGAAACAGTCCAAACGGCAACCTACCTAGCTACTTCTGTCTTCTAGTACTAGCTGACAATTGGAAGAACACGTGAAGCTACTTTGAGAGGTTCGTGGACGACCAATAATGGAGGGGCCGAGAGGAATACGAGGTGTATGGAGTAGGCACGGACCTGACGACCCAGTACGAGTCCCAGTAGTAGACCTCCCGGAACCTGGAGCCCGGCACGACGACCCTGCCGGGCAGCGGCAGCAGGGTGTGCCGGTCGGGCCGCGCCGCGACGGACGGCGCCACCCGCCGCGCCAGGTCCTTCCACAGCGCGTGCACCTGCAGCGCCCACGCCCGCGCCTCGCCGCTCGCGACCCTCGGCAGGAACCCGCGCGGCTCGGCCTCGAAGTCCGGCGGGTCGGCCTCCACCAGGTCCGAACCCGCCCGCGCGAAGTACCGGGCCAGGaacgcctccatctccccccgcgTGGTTACCGCCGCGACCGCGGCCTCCGCGGCGGCCCGGTCGGCGCCGGGCGCGAGCGGCAGGTCGACGTAGAGCTTGGGGTCGAAGTCGCGCGGCCCCAGCACGCGCAGCGCCCCCGACTGCACGCGCTGCAGCAGCGCGAGGAGCGCGCGGGCGCCCTCGCCGTGATCGCCCTcgccggcggcggcgtgggcgggcTCCATCTGCGCTGCGCTGAGCAgagagacgaggaggaggagaacggGCAGTAGTAGAAGATGGCGCGGAGGCGGGGCCATTCGGTGA is from Triticum aestivum cultivar Chinese Spring chromosome 1B, IWGSC CS RefSeq v2.1, whole genome shotgun sequence and encodes:
- the LOC123124209 gene encoding probable trehalase, translated to MAPPPRHLLLLPVLLLLVSLLSAAQMEPAHAAAGEGDHGEGARALLALLQRVQSGALRVLGPRDFDPKLYVDLPLAPGADRAAAEAAVAAVTTRGEMEAFLARYFARAGSDLVEADPPDFEAEPRGFLPRVASGEARAWALQVHALWKDLARRVAPSVAARPDRHTLLPLPGRVVVPGSRFREVYYWDSYWVVRGLLVSKMYDTAKDIVLNLVYLVEEYGFVLNGARSYYTNRSQPPLLSSMVLELYTATGDLGLVRRAFPSLLKEHSFWVSELHNVEIMDNHGRVHNLSRYQAMWNKPRPESATIDEELASKLNSTAAKEKLYHQIASAAESGWDFSSRWMSNSTDMTTLVTTFVIPVDLNTFICKMERDIAVFAELIGEKATAEIFSQASKARHTAIESLLWNSEMEQWLDYWLPTDGNCQGVYKWELKSQNRKIFASNFIPLWLNAHNSGLGPFLDEAKSVRVMRSLQTSGLVCPAGIATSVSNTGQQWDFPNGWAPLQHLIAEGLLNSGSTEAKEFAEDIATRWVRTNYAAYKSSGAMHEKYDVEACGKSGGGGEYKPQTGFGWSNGVLLAFLEELGWSQDKEIGCPS